The following proteins come from a genomic window of Drosophila kikkawai strain 14028-0561.14 unplaced genomic scaffold, DkikHiC1v2 scaffold_127, whole genome shotgun sequence:
- the LOC138929305 gene encoding uncharacterized protein encodes METRDSLPSFEVIKVKLLEEAERIEQKTEENEQQQAFYAGGNGAAAKNGQKGAKQSVLDFIPQADDQIQAISEEVAVCDKPNPEEAAVDEEQAQEQESEEDSSEEAGVRRGPGRHRLVRTGQRGRPRKDFNVLSNIAASTDIDTPITVKQALLSKMVELSASSKVPIWCAIETRDDLPSPEVLRVKILEESEARKSKSDREEQSALYANKKKTAKEGKPQKESRKCFVCNKVGHIARNCRVKPKESSYSAKNENRETNGNRYKKEMTMNVNEHAFIAEGRNDMWCLDGGCSAHMSSNKNLFGEIRSIEKTLHLADSNTTKVNGVGDVKIDIKGKRNEKITLKEVLFVSDLRQNLLSVSKITEKGYESDNGTEFLNKESDEFLRQCGISRRLSAPHTPQQNGVAERQNRTLVEMARCMMKQAGAPPSFWAEAISTASYLRNRCPTKALFGELPYTYWTGKVPTRRSIVVSNDVKFMNTSGFKSKYEEFYENEPEGELSIQMTDNLPDEQVEPSSSSEVEEETPVVEKRGRGRPKLLRTGQRGRPRKMYQQRQEDETPNNDPAENDTSIDDEFEDCELAFLAVTGDPLTLEEALKSKEAVHWKRAVEDEFMAQVLNKTWEITERPNNRKVIGNKMVFQTKDDGSILGRKKARLVAK; translated from the exons ATGGAAACGCGTGATTCTTTGCCGTCCTTTGAAGTTATAAAGGTCAAGCTTCTGGAAGAAGCCGAAAGAATAGAGCAGAAAACCGAAGAAAACGAGCAACAACAAGCCTTCTATGCAGGCGGCAACGGTGCAGCTGCAAAGAACGGACAAAAAGGTGCGAAGCAAA GTGTATTAGACTTCATCCCCCAAGCAGATGACCAAATACAGGCGATTTCAGAAGAAGTAGCAGTCTGCGACAAACCAAATCCAGAAGAAGCAGCTGTTGATGAAGAACAAGCCCAAGAGCAAGAATCTGAAGAGGATTCATCTGAAGAAGCAGGAGTTCGTCGAGGACCGGGCAGACATAGGCTGGTACGCACTGGACAAAGAGGACGACCCCGAAAAGACTTCAACGTGCTGAGCAATATCGCCGCTAGCACCGACATAGATACACCCATTACTGTAAAACAGGCGCTTTTGAGCAAAATGGTTGAATTAagcgcctcatccaaagtaccaatctg GTGTGCGATCGAGACACGTGACGACTTGCCAAGTCCAGAAGTGCTCCGTGTTAAAATATTGGAGGAATCGGAGGCAAGAAAATCGAAAAGTGACCGCGAAGAACAAAGTGCTTTGTACgcgaacaaaaagaaaacagctaAAGAAGGCAAGCCTCAAAAGGAGAGCAGAAAATGCTTCGTGTGCAACAAGGTAGGACATATAGCGCGAAATTGTCGAGTGAAGCCGAAAGAGAGCAGCTATAGTGCGAAAAACGAGAACCGCGAAACCAACGGAAATCGGTACAAAAAGGAGATGACAATGAACGTGAATGAACATGCATTCATAGCCGAAGGGCGAAATGATATGTGGTGCCTGGACGGCGGTTGTTCGGCACATATGAGTTCCAATAAGAATTTGTTCGGTGAAATAAGAAGCATTGAAAAAACATTGCATTTGGCCGACAGCAACACAACGAAGGTTAATGGTGTTGGTGACGTGAAGATAGACATTAAAGGAAAGAGAAATGAGAAGATCACCCTTAAAGAAGTGCTATTTGTGTCGGATCTTCGCCAGAATTTGCTTTCTGTTTCtaaaataactgaaaaaggTTACGAA agCGATAATGGAACCGAATTCCTGAATAAGGAATCCGACGAATTCCTGCGACAATGCGGAATTAGCAGACGTCTGTCAGCGCCACATACTCCTCAACAAAACGGCGTGGCAGAGCGGCAGAACCGCACTTTGGTAGAAATGGCCAGATGCATGATGAAGCAAGCGGGGGCTCCTCCGTCATTTTGGGCAGAAGCTATTAGCACGGCTTCCTATCTGCGTAACCGGTGCCCAACAAAGGCTCTATTTGGGGAGCTACCCTACACCTATTGGACAGGTAAAGTTCCCACG AGGAGATCCATCGTGGTGAGCAATGATGTAAAGTTTATGAATACATCGGGGTTCAAGAGtaaatatgaagaattttacgaGAACGAACCTGAGGGAGAATTGTCTATTCAGATGACTGATAATTTACCGGACGAACAAGTAGAACCCTCTAGCAGCAGCGAAGTAGAAGAAGAGACTCCTGTTGTGGAGAAAAGGGGCAGAGGACGCCCAAAATTGCTGAGAACCGGACAGCGTGGGAGGCCACGTAAGATGTATCAGCAAAGACAGGAAGATGAAACTCCCAACAATGATCCCGCAGAAAATGACACATCGATTGATGACGAATTTGAGGATTGCGAATTGGCATTCTTAGCAGTAACGGGGGATCCTTTAACATTAGAAGAAGCACTCAAATCCAAAGAAGCAGTTCATTGGAAGCGCGCAGTGGAAGACGAGTTTATGGCCCAAGTCCTCAACAAAACTTGGGAGATAACAGAACGCCCAAACAATCGGAAAGTGATTGGAAACAAGATGGTTTTCCAAACCAAGGACGACGGCAGCATTTTGGGAAGAAAGAAAGCCCGTTTAGTTGCCAAGTGA